Proteins encoded in a region of the Vicia villosa cultivar HV-30 ecotype Madison, WI linkage group LG5, Vvil1.0, whole genome shotgun sequence genome:
- the LOC131608190 gene encoding protein NONRESPONDING TO OXYLIPINS 2, mitochondrial-like: MATSSSKAFGRLSSRLHSLVNNNNFTTKPSPLSHLKPKLQSATLPRVPLTSRLPVELGSLESMLPLYSAVASARLVSSLSIESLGWGLVPQGISMPL; encoded by the exons ATGGCAACATCATCGTCTAAAGCATTCGGAAGGTTATCGTCTCGATTACACTCTCTcgttaacaacaacaacttcaccaCTAAACCATCACCACTCTCTCATCTCAAACCCAAACTTCAATCTGCAACACTTCCACGCGTCCCTCTCACTTCACG GTTACCGGTAGAGTTGGGTAGCTTGGAATCAATGTTGCCGCTGTACAGCGCTGTTGCTTCTGCTCGATTAGTTTCAAGCTTGTCCATTGAATCTCTTGGTTGGGGTTTAGTTCCTCAAG